One Triticum dicoccoides isolate Atlit2015 ecotype Zavitan chromosome 4B, WEW_v2.0, whole genome shotgun sequence genomic window carries:
- the LOC119294171 gene encoding dirigent protein 21-like: MAHASHVFIFLTFSNLAIAMATLPISYDPYIGKCKSSCEEELNLSLYLHQVASGPAHNQEIILNPGFENSFGMVAVNDWEIHAAPDSTSSIIARAKGMHIQATKSQANGVAWFLPFSMVFQDSRFGGSTLQVMGAITSADGEFAIVGGTGKLSMARGTVKFIAIQAQSSSIENYRKIDIHAFYTPSLTV, encoded by the exons ATGGCCCATGCAAGCCATGTCTTCATTTTCCTTACCTTCTCAAATTTAGCCATAGCCATGGCCACCCTTCCAATCTCATATGACCCTTATATAGGGAAGTGTAAGAGTAGTTGTGAGGAAGAGCTCAATCTATCTTTGTACCTCCACCAAGTCGCTAGTGGACCAGCCCACAACCAAGAAATAATTCTCAACCCTGGCTTTGAGAACTCGTTCGGTATGGTAGCCGTTAATGACTGGGAGATACATGCTGCCCCTGATTCCACGTCAAGTATCATTGCTCGGGCAAAGGGAATGCATATCCAGGCTACCAAAAGTCAGGCCAATGGCGTTGCTTGGTTTCTTCCTTTCAGCATGGTCTTTCAGGATTCAAG GTTTGGCGGGTCTACGTTACAAGTGATGGGGGCAATTACTAGTGCAGATGGTGAGTTTGCTATTGTTGGTGGGACTGGAAAATTGTCGATGGCGCGTGGTACTGTGAAGTTCATAGCAATCCAGGCGCAAAGCAGCTCCATAGAGAACTACAGAAAAATTGATATTCATGCATTCTACACACCCTCCCTGACC GTCTAG
- the LOC119292966 gene encoding dirigent protein 21-like, protein MAHASQVFIFLTFSNLAIAMATLPISYDPYIGKCKSSCEEELNLSLYLHQIASGPAHNQEIILNPGFENSFGMVAVNDWEIHAAPDSRSSIIARAKGMHIQATKSQANGVAWFLPFSMVFQDSRFGGSTLQVMGAITSADGEFAIVGGTGKLSMARGTVKFIAIQAQSSSIENYRKIDIHAFYTPSLTV, encoded by the exons ATGGCCCATGCAAGCCAAGTCTTCATTTTCCTTACCTTCTCAAATTTAGCCATAGCCATGGCCACCCTTCCAATCTCATACGACCCTTATATAGGGAAGTGTAAGAGTAGTTGTGAAGAAGAGCTCAATCTATCTTTGTACCTCCACCAAATCGCTAGTGGACCAGCACACAACCAAGAAATAATTCTCAACCCTGGCTTTGAGAACTCGTTCGGTATGGTAGCTGTTAATGACTGGGAGATACATGCTGCCCCTGATTCCAGGTCAAGTATCATTGCTCGGGCAAAGGGAATGCATATCCAGGCAACCAAAAGTCAGGCCAATGGCGTTGCTTGGTTTCTTCCTTTCAGCATGGTGTTTCAGGATTCAAG GTTTGGCGGGTCTACGTTACAAGTGATGGGGGCAATTACAAGTGCAGATGGTGAGTTTGCTATTGTTGGTGGGACTGGAAAATTGTCGATGGCGCGTGGTACCGTGAAGTTCATAGCAATCCAGGCGCAAAGCAGCTCCATAGAGAACTACAGAAAAATTGATATTCATGCATTCTacacaccctcgctgacc GTCTAA